A stretch of Paludisphaera borealis DNA encodes these proteins:
- a CDS encoding NHLP family bacteriocin export ABC transporter peptidase/permease/ATPase subunit, producing MPSDRERRHRPVRTPTVLQMEATECGAAALGIILEYHGRYVPLDVLREDCGVSRDGSNAYYIREAARRYGLETSAFRKPAAGLATKKPPLMVFWQWNHFLVVEGFARGKVYLNDPACGRRVVSFAEFEKQYSGIAFSFEPGKTFKRKGNRPGVLKGLSRRLSTSKTALWFVILAGLVLVAPALVAASFQRVFIDEILVEGRRDWLKPLLIGMGLTAVVRLAAVTLQQVYLTRLEIRMALSESVKFLQHLLRLPMNFYQHRYAGDLVSRAVSTVRVAQLISGELATTAVSFLTVIFFAAVMFPYDPLLTVVGVGISSVNLLVLRWLSRWRIDRNRTIEQVRGRLAASLMWAIQIIETVKATGAESDLLARWTGHQARVVSSEQDLGAYDTVLMILPPFLSVMTSIVILGLGGRQVAAGSLTIGALVAFQALLAHFNQPFRDFARLGSEVQELQADLDRIDDVRSHRLDPLLTPRPAPASPTAWPPRLDGRLELRSVTFGYNRTVDEPLIKDFSMEIRPGRRVALVGGSGAGKSTLARLIVGLHQPWSGEVLHDGRPIAEIPREVFVNSVAMVDERISMFQGTVRDNLTLWDDRISVDRLSHAGLSAAIHGDLLQRRGGYDAAVAEQARNFSGGQRQRLEIARAVVRDPSLLVLDEASSALDPKTEAIVDDHLRRRGCSCLIIAHRLSTIRDCDEIIVLAAGRVVQRGTHEDLIREPDGEYARLLSQQSTPAPRGSRLTTLLASDRTSAFARNGQGAAVSVLASASWVGSDDPSNDDSSGPKFLIEELQSFSRPEETAANNPLPLDDPESVWWVERGQVDVFFTQPDGAGGPGRRRHLCRVEEGGSIFAVSGVRGRSGGGLLAVGVGSALLRKFARGDLMRLSFEESLAEQVALLIDDWIFRVSRALGESITRRTQIDLTLGEDIEVAQGARYGVAKGIAWVRRLDGGSLFLDAQPLPADERESRFPLSEHLWLTALADCRVTACDTLTMVRTGDPWAGLMDFHRAVLDDFARIEHREAERSQAELTGAVAAESALTRRFSIQLAAVANNAAGVRAEPGADPLLAACQAVGRELGVDVRAPRRRSDDEPDDGGHPLAELARASGFLIRPVTLPPGWHDRTPGGPLLAEFDDGEPRPVALVPPSGWRRLFRRSYEMVDPAKGSRRPIDAAVAGRISLKAWSFYATLPDHRLGMIDLLRFCRSRVRGEVRLVFALAFAAGLLGLGIPIGVGVLVDDVIPDADLPTAGWSRLVVLCSFLLTLAYSVTMLQVFQGLTMLRIEGKLTPSVVPAVWDRLLRLPTRFFADYSSGDLALRAMGLDAIFKKASGAAVTTVVTGLTSLFNLALLFWYSWRLALIASLLVGLMFVVTMAILAGQLRQETAIRRVEGSIIGFLLELVGGVSKLRTAGAENRAFGRWAERYVEQLRLTVKARRYANRLHRFFAIFPMLVAMVVYLGAVHLVDGPKTTGDFLAFTIALSGVVGSVLAVGFTLLSLLELPPLYQRVRPILEAVPEFPAAAVEPIQLSGSLALNGVSFRYPGQDGGGAKVLDDVNIQVRPGEFVAIVGASGSGKSTIMRLLMGFETPGVGAVLFDGRELATLDLREVRRQIGVVLQNADLMPGDLYSNIVGFAPDLTMDDAWRAARLAGIDDDIAQLPMQMHTLVSEGGGSLSGGQRQRLLIARAVVRRPRILLLDEATSSLENVTQAIVSESLARELKGTTRVVIAHRLTTVVQADRIYVVKAGKIAQAGRYDQLVAEPGPFQELVHRQTV from the coding sequence ATGCCGAGCGATCGAGAGCGACGACACCGGCCGGTCCGCACGCCGACGGTCCTCCAGATGGAGGCTACCGAGTGCGGGGCCGCGGCGCTGGGGATCATCCTCGAATACCACGGCCGGTATGTGCCGCTGGACGTCCTGCGCGAAGACTGCGGGGTATCGCGCGACGGCAGCAACGCCTACTACATCCGCGAAGCGGCCAGACGGTATGGGCTGGAGACGTCGGCCTTCCGCAAGCCGGCGGCGGGGCTCGCCACGAAGAAGCCGCCGCTGATGGTCTTCTGGCAGTGGAACCACTTCCTCGTGGTCGAGGGTTTCGCGCGCGGCAAGGTGTATCTCAACGATCCCGCCTGCGGCCGTCGGGTCGTGAGCTTCGCCGAGTTCGAGAAGCAGTACAGCGGCATCGCGTTTTCGTTCGAGCCGGGGAAGACTTTCAAGCGCAAGGGGAACCGGCCCGGCGTTCTGAAGGGACTCTCCCGACGGCTCTCGACTTCCAAGACCGCGCTCTGGTTCGTGATCCTCGCAGGCCTGGTTCTGGTCGCGCCCGCGCTGGTGGCCGCCTCGTTTCAGCGCGTGTTCATCGACGAGATCCTCGTCGAGGGCCGTCGCGACTGGCTCAAGCCGCTGCTGATCGGCATGGGCCTCACGGCCGTGGTCCGGCTGGCCGCCGTGACGCTCCAGCAGGTGTATCTGACCCGGCTCGAAATCCGGATGGCGCTCTCGGAGTCGGTCAAGTTCCTGCAACACCTGTTGCGGCTGCCGATGAACTTCTATCAGCACCGCTACGCGGGCGATCTGGTCAGCCGGGCGGTCAGCACCGTCCGCGTGGCGCAATTGATCTCGGGAGAGCTGGCCACCACGGCGGTGAGCTTCTTGACGGTGATCTTCTTCGCGGCCGTCATGTTCCCGTACGACCCGCTGCTGACGGTCGTGGGCGTCGGGATCAGCAGCGTGAACCTGCTGGTCCTCCGGTGGTTGAGCCGCTGGCGGATCGACCGCAACCGGACGATCGAGCAGGTGCGCGGCCGGCTGGCGGCGAGCCTCATGTGGGCGATCCAGATCATCGAGACCGTCAAGGCGACGGGGGCCGAGTCGGACCTCCTGGCGCGGTGGACCGGCCACCAGGCCCGCGTCGTCAGCTCCGAGCAAGACCTGGGCGCGTACGATACGGTGCTGATGATCCTGCCGCCGTTCCTGTCGGTGATGACGTCGATCGTGATCCTCGGCCTGGGCGGCCGGCAGGTCGCGGCCGGCAGCCTCACGATCGGCGCGCTCGTGGCGTTTCAGGCGCTCCTGGCCCATTTCAACCAGCCGTTCCGCGACTTCGCGCGGCTGGGTTCCGAGGTGCAGGAGCTGCAAGCCGACCTCGATCGGATCGACGACGTCCGTTCCCACCGGCTCGACCCGCTGCTGACGCCGCGTCCGGCGCCCGCTTCGCCGACGGCCTGGCCGCCGCGGCTCGACGGCCGCCTGGAGCTGCGGTCGGTGACGTTCGGCTACAACCGGACCGTCGACGAGCCGCTGATCAAGGACTTCTCGATGGAGATCCGGCCGGGCCGACGGGTCGCCCTGGTGGGAGGCTCGGGGGCCGGCAAGTCGACGCTCGCCCGGCTGATCGTGGGGCTGCATCAGCCCTGGAGCGGCGAAGTGCTTCACGACGGCCGGCCGATCGCCGAGATCCCCCGCGAGGTGTTCGTCAACTCGGTGGCGATGGTCGACGAACGCATCAGCATGTTCCAGGGCACGGTCCGCGACAACCTGACGCTCTGGGACGATCGAATCAGCGTCGATAGGCTGTCGCACGCCGGCCTGAGCGCAGCGATCCACGGCGACCTCCTCCAGCGCCGGGGGGGCTACGACGCGGCGGTTGCTGAGCAGGCGCGGAACTTCTCGGGGGGCCAGCGGCAGCGGCTCGAAATCGCCAGGGCGGTCGTCCGCGACCCCAGCCTGCTGGTGCTCGACGAGGCGTCGAGCGCGCTCGACCCCAAGACCGAGGCGATCGTCGACGACCACCTCCGCCGTCGAGGCTGCTCGTGCCTGATCATCGCCCACCGGCTCAGCACGATCCGCGACTGCGACGAGATCATCGTCCTGGCCGCCGGCCGGGTCGTCCAGCGCGGGACGCACGAGGACCTGATCCGCGAGCCCGACGGCGAATACGCCCGGCTGCTCTCGCAGCAGTCGACGCCGGCGCCCCGAGGCTCGCGGCTGACGACCTTGCTCGCCTCGGATCGGACGTCGGCCTTCGCCCGCAACGGCCAGGGGGCGGCCGTCTCCGTCTTGGCCTCAGCCTCATGGGTCGGCTCGGACGACCCCTCGAACGACGATTCGTCCGGACCGAAGTTTTTGATCGAGGAGCTTCAGTCGTTCAGCCGCCCCGAGGAGACGGCCGCCAACAACCCGCTGCCGCTCGATGATCCCGAATCCGTCTGGTGGGTGGAGCGCGGGCAGGTCGACGTCTTCTTCACGCAGCCCGATGGAGCAGGCGGCCCCGGCCGGAGGCGGCACCTCTGCCGCGTCGAGGAAGGGGGGTCGATCTTCGCCGTCAGCGGCGTGCGAGGGCGATCCGGGGGCGGGCTGCTCGCCGTCGGGGTCGGCTCGGCGTTGCTCCGCAAGTTCGCGCGCGGCGACCTGATGCGGCTCAGCTTTGAAGAGTCGCTCGCCGAGCAGGTCGCGCTTCTGATCGACGACTGGATCTTCCGCGTCAGCCGCGCCCTGGGCGAGTCGATCACGCGGCGGACTCAAATCGACCTGACGCTCGGCGAAGATATCGAGGTCGCGCAAGGCGCTCGTTACGGCGTCGCCAAGGGGATCGCCTGGGTCCGCCGGCTCGACGGCGGCTCGCTGTTCCTCGACGCCCAGCCGCTGCCGGCCGACGAGCGCGAGTCGCGGTTCCCGCTGTCCGAACACCTCTGGCTGACGGCCCTGGCCGACTGCCGCGTGACGGCCTGCGACACGCTGACGATGGTGCGGACGGGAGACCCGTGGGCGGGCTTGATGGATTTCCATCGCGCGGTGCTCGACGACTTCGCGCGGATCGAGCACCGTGAGGCCGAGCGTTCCCAGGCCGAGCTGACCGGCGCCGTCGCCGCCGAGTCGGCCTTGACGCGACGGTTCTCGATCCAGCTCGCGGCGGTCGCCAACAACGCGGCCGGCGTTCGCGCCGAGCCCGGTGCCGACCCGTTGCTCGCGGCCTGCCAAGCCGTCGGCCGCGAGTTGGGCGTCGACGTCCGCGCCCCCCGGCGGCGGTCCGACGACGAGCCCGACGACGGGGGCCATCCCCTCGCCGAACTCGCCCGCGCCTCGGGCTTCCTGATCCGCCCGGTAACGCTCCCCCCCGGCTGGCACGATCGGACGCCAGGCGGGCCGCTCCTGGCGGAATTCGACGACGGCGAGCCGAGGCCCGTCGCGCTTGTACCCCCTTCCGGCTGGCGACGCCTCTTCCGGCGCTCGTACGAGATGGTCGACCCGGCCAAGGGGAGTCGACGGCCGATCGACGCGGCGGTCGCCGGGCGGATCTCGCTCAAGGCCTGGAGCTTCTACGCCACGCTGCCCGATCATCGACTGGGGATGATCGACCTTCTGCGGTTCTGCCGGAGCAGGGTTCGCGGCGAGGTCCGGCTGGTCTTCGCCCTGGCCTTCGCGGCGGGCCTCCTCGGGCTGGGAATCCCGATCGGCGTCGGCGTTCTGGTCGACGACGTGATCCCCGACGCCGACCTTCCGACCGCCGGCTGGTCGCGGCTGGTGGTCCTCTGCTCGTTCTTGCTGACCCTGGCCTACTCGGTCACGATGTTGCAGGTTTTCCAGGGCCTCACGATGCTCCGGATCGAGGGCAAGCTGACGCCCTCGGTCGTCCCCGCCGTCTGGGACCGCCTGCTCCGGCTGCCGACCCGGTTCTTCGCCGACTACTCCTCGGGCGACCTGGCCCTTCGGGCGATGGGCCTGGACGCGATCTTCAAGAAGGCCTCGGGCGCCGCCGTCACGACCGTCGTGACCGGCCTGACGTCGCTGTTCAACCTCGCCTTGCTGTTCTGGTATAGCTGGCGGCTGGCGCTGATCGCCTCGCTGCTGGTCGGCCTCATGTTCGTGGTCACGATGGCGATTCTCGCCGGCCAGCTTCGCCAGGAGACGGCGATTCGCAGGGTCGAGGGCTCGATCATCGGCTTCTTGCTGGAACTCGTGGGAGGCGTGTCGAAGCTCCGCACGGCGGGCGCGGAGAACCGGGCGTTCGGCCGTTGGGCCGAGCGCTACGTCGAGCAGCTTCGGCTGACGGTCAAGGCGCGGCGGTACGCCAACCGGCTGCACCGGTTCTTCGCCATCTTTCCGATGCTGGTCGCGATGGTCGTGTACTTGGGCGCGGTCCATCTGGTCGACGGACCGAAGACGACGGGCGACTTCCTCGCGTTCACGATCGCGCTGTCCGGCGTGGTGGGCTCGGTGCTGGCGGTGGGGTTCACGCTGCTGAGCTTGCTCGAACTGCCGCCGTTGTACCAACGCGTGCGGCCGATCCTCGAAGCCGTGCCCGAGTTTCCGGCCGCGGCGGTCGAGCCCATCCAGCTATCGGGTTCGCTGGCGCTGAACGGGGTGTCGTTCCGCTATCCGGGTCAGGACGGCGGCGGCGCCAAGGTGCTGGACGACGTGAACATCCAGGTGCGGCCCGGCGAGTTCGTGGCGATCGTCGGCGCCTCGGGCTCGGGCAAGTCGACGATCATGCGGCTGCTGATGGGTTTCGAGACGCCCGGCGTCGGCGCCGTGCTGTTCGACGGCCGCGAGTTGGCGACGCTCGATCTCCGCGAGGTCCGCCGCCAGATCGGCGTGGTGCTCCAGAACGCCGACCTGATGCCGGGCGACCTGTACAGCAACATCGTCGGCTTCGCCCCCGACCTGACCATGGACGACGCCTGGCGCGCCGCCCGGCTGGCGGGGATCGATGACGACATCGCCCAGCTCCCCATGCAGATGCACACCCTCGTCAGCGAAGGGGGAGGGAGCCTCTCGGGCGGTCAGCGGCAGCGGCTTTTGATCGCCCGCGCCGTCGTCCGCCGCCCGCGTATTCTGCTGTTGGACGAGGCCACCAGCTCGCTCGAAAACGTCACCCAGGCGATCGTCTCCGAGAGCCTCGCGCGCGAGCTCAAAGGGACCACCCGGGTCGTGATCGCGCACCGCCTGACCACCGTGGTTCAGGCGGATCGGATCTACGTGGTCAAGGCGGGCAAGATCGCGCAGGCGGGCCGATACGACCAGCTCGTCGCCGAGCCCGGCCCGTTTCAAGAGCTGGTGCATCGCCAGACGGTCTGA
- the sigJ gene encoding RNA polymerase sigma factor SigJ, with protein sequence MNADLETSETEVERMRPRLLALAYRMLGSAADAEDAVQDAYLRYQQVSDVAAPDAWLVKATTRLCIDRLRQAKRRETYFGPWLPEPVAETWAGAGDDSLELAESLSMAFLVLLETLSPSERAAYLLREVFGYEFEEIAALLDKTPVNVRQIVARARKHVDNKDRRFHSTAEQAEDLAARFFDACRSGDVHAIESLLTPDAVLYSDGGGKVHAAPRPLTDPRQIAKLLAVTFRKFYLHCDESATIVNGRPGVFYSASGKAVSLVTFAENRGSVGTLYVVLNPDKLERWSFSGPEPINDTASEPQS encoded by the coding sequence ATGAACGCCGACCTGGAAACAAGCGAAACGGAAGTCGAGCGGATGCGGCCGAGGCTCCTGGCCCTGGCGTATCGCATGCTCGGCAGCGCGGCCGACGCCGAGGACGCCGTGCAAGACGCCTATCTGCGCTATCAGCAGGTTTCGGACGTCGCCGCGCCCGACGCCTGGCTCGTGAAGGCGACCACGCGGCTTTGCATCGACCGTCTCCGGCAGGCCAAACGCCGCGAGACGTACTTCGGCCCCTGGCTCCCCGAGCCGGTCGCCGAGACCTGGGCGGGGGCCGGCGACGACAGCCTGGAACTGGCGGAATCGCTGTCGATGGCGTTTCTCGTCCTGCTCGAAACCCTGTCGCCGTCGGAGCGGGCCGCCTACTTGCTGCGCGAGGTCTTCGGCTATGAATTCGAGGAGATCGCCGCGCTGCTCGACAAGACGCCGGTGAACGTCCGGCAGATCGTCGCCCGCGCCCGGAAGCATGTCGACAACAAGGATCGGCGGTTCCACTCGACGGCGGAGCAGGCCGAGGACCTCGCGGCGCGGTTCTTCGACGCCTGCCGGTCGGGCGACGTCCACGCCATCGAATCACTGCTGACGCCCGACGCGGTCCTGTACTCCGACGGCGGCGGCAAGGTCCACGCGGCACCTCGGCCCCTTACCGACCCCCGACAGATCGCCAAGCTGCTCGCTGTGACTTTCCGCAAGTTTTATCTCCACTGCGACGAGTCGGCGACCATCGTAAACGGCCGACCGGGCGTGTTCTATTCGGCGTCAGGAAAAGCCGTCTCGCTCGTCACGTTCGCCGAGAATCGCGGGAGCGTCGGAACGCTTTACGTCGTCCTGAACCCCGACAAACTCGAACGGTGGTCTTTCTCAGGACCGGAACCCATTAACGATACGGCAAGTGAACCTCAATCCTAG
- a CDS encoding carboxymuconolactone decarboxylase family protein codes for MNQRMEYASASPEPMKAMFALGSYLERCGLESSLLELVKIRASQINGCGFCLDMHTKDARAAGETEQRIYLLNVWREAPQFTDRERAALAWTEAVTRIADGGPSDEVYEQARGQFSEKELTDLTWAAVVINSYNRLAVSFRITPGTYKVGQFKV; via the coding sequence ATGAACCAGCGCATGGAATACGCGAGCGCGTCGCCCGAACCGATGAAGGCCATGTTCGCCCTCGGCTCGTACCTCGAACGCTGCGGGCTGGAGTCGAGCCTTCTCGAACTGGTCAAGATCCGGGCGTCGCAGATCAACGGCTGCGGCTTCTGCCTCGACATGCACACGAAGGACGCCCGGGCCGCGGGCGAGACCGAGCAGCGGATCTACCTGCTGAACGTCTGGCGCGAGGCGCCGCAATTCACCGACCGCGAGCGCGCGGCGCTCGCCTGGACCGAGGCCGTGACGCGGATCGCCGACGGCGGCCCGTCCGACGAGGTCTACGAGCAGGCGCGCGGGCAGTTCAGCGAGAAGGAGCTGACCGACCTGACCTGGGCCGCAGTCGTCATCAACAGCTACAACCGCCTCGCCGTCAGCTTCCGGATCACGCCCGGAACCTACAAGGTGGGCCAGTTCAAAGTGTGA
- a CDS encoding NHLP bacteriocin system secretion protein — protein MTATETAAPKPAIESHGPALEDLDALVEVTSPHAWASLTTLFLICGAAVTFAFLYEVPKKVHGDGILLIDKDTLAQVRSHGDGRLASLDVKLGDRVAKGLKIGLLSQENLKDEIHETQTRLDELRNEDVRLTEFEQDERKTQELAVHQLRQTLQTTIDNNRIGLKVAEMIKDGSERLRSRNQLSNLDLLESLEKLYEIRNNVDVGGTKIAELSLTWLTAENARRKTALQRRLEINRLETKLDLERAKLDRTSRIIAPVEGKVTQILTAVNEMVHEGSPVVLLSTERTDSAADEVRGPSECIVFVAAGEGKKINVGDHVEVVPATVKREEHGFIHGRVAAVSEMPATKLAMETALPHPDLVESFLKKYAPGVLLRVHIHLEERPAGRLADDGPRNNRFRWSSRSGSAQTLKTATMCEAAVVVERQRLIHLVVPWTRKLLGAD, from the coding sequence ATGACCGCGACCGAAACCGCAGCCCCCAAGCCGGCGATCGAGAGTCACGGCCCCGCGCTCGAGGATCTCGACGCTCTGGTCGAGGTCACGTCGCCCCACGCCTGGGCTTCGCTGACGACCCTGTTCCTGATCTGCGGCGCGGCGGTGACGTTCGCGTTCCTGTATGAAGTGCCCAAGAAGGTGCACGGCGACGGCATCCTGCTGATCGACAAGGACACGCTCGCCCAGGTCCGCTCGCACGGCGACGGCCGGCTGGCTTCACTCGACGTCAAGCTCGGCGATCGAGTCGCCAAGGGCCTCAAAATCGGCCTGCTGTCGCAGGAAAACCTGAAGGACGAGATCCATGAGACCCAGACGCGCCTCGACGAGCTGAGGAACGAGGACGTCCGGCTCACCGAGTTCGAGCAAGACGAGCGCAAAACGCAGGAGCTGGCCGTCCATCAGCTTCGCCAGACGCTCCAGACGACGATCGACAACAACCGGATCGGCCTCAAGGTGGCCGAGATGATCAAGGACGGGTCCGAGCGGCTCCGTTCGCGGAACCAGTTGAGCAACCTCGACCTGCTCGAATCACTCGAAAAGCTCTACGAGATCCGCAACAACGTCGATGTCGGCGGCACGAAGATCGCCGAGCTGAGCCTCACCTGGCTCACCGCCGAGAACGCGCGTCGCAAGACCGCGCTCCAGCGACGGCTGGAGATCAATCGGCTCGAAACCAAGCTCGACCTCGAGCGCGCGAAGCTCGATCGCACGTCGCGGATCATCGCGCCGGTGGAGGGGAAAGTCACCCAGATCCTGACGGCCGTCAACGAGATGGTCCACGAGGGTTCGCCGGTGGTCTTGCTGTCGACGGAGCGGACCGATTCCGCCGCCGACGAGGTCCGCGGCCCCTCTGAATGCATCGTGTTCGTCGCCGCCGGCGAGGGGAAGAAGATCAACGTCGGCGACCACGTCGAGGTCGTCCCCGCCACCGTCAAGCGCGAAGAGCACGGGTTCATCCACGGCCGCGTCGCCGCCGTGTCGGAGATGCCCGCCACGAAGCTCGCCATGGAGACGGCCCTGCCGCACCCCGACCTGGTCGAGAGCTTCTTGAAAAAGTACGCGCCAGGGGTCTTGCTGCGGGTCCACATCCATCTGGAGGAACGCCCGGCCGGCCGGCTCGCCGACGACGGCCCTCGCAACAACCGCTTCCGCTGGTCGTCCCGATCCGGCTCGGCCCAGACGCTCAAGACCGCCACGATGTGCGAGGCCGCCGTCGTCGTCGAGCGCCAGCGACTGATCCACCTCGTCGTCCCCTGGACGAGAAAACTCCTGGGCGCCGACTGA